CGTCTCGCTCACGAAGGAGGCCCCCGGCCTCAGCGCCGTCACGGTCGGCCTCGGCTGGGACGTCCGTACGACGACCGGTGTCGACTTCGACCTGGACGCCTCGGCCATCGCGGTCAACCCGACCGGCAAGGTCGTCTCCGACGGTCACTTCGTCTTCTTCAACAACAAGTCCACCCCGGACCAGACCATCGTCCACACCGGTGACAACCGCACCGGTGAGGGCTCGGGCGACGACGAGGCCATCAACGTCAACCTCGCCGGCCTGCCCGCCGACGTGGACAAGATCGTCTTCCCGGTCTCGATCTACGACGCCGAGTCCCGCAGCCAGAACTTCGGCCAGGTCCGCAACGCCTACATCCGCGTCGTGAACCAGGCCGGCGGCGCCGAGATCGCCCGCTACGACCTCTCCGAGGACGCCGCCACCGAGACCGCCATGGTCTTCGGCGAGCTCTACCGCAACGGCGCCGAGTGGAAGTTCCGCGCGGTCGGCCAGGGCTACGCCTCCGGCCTCACCGGCATCGCCCAGGACTTCGGCGTCAACGTCTGATCAGGATCCTGA
The Streptomyces sp. NBC_00091 genome window above contains:
- a CDS encoding TerD family protein produces the protein MAVSLSKGGNVSLTKEAPGLSAVTVGLGWDVRTTTGVDFDLDASAIAVNPTGKVVSDGHFVFFNNKSTPDQTIVHTGDNRTGEGSGDDEAINVNLAGLPADVDKIVFPVSIYDAESRSQNFGQVRNAYIRVVNQAGGAEIARYDLSEDAATETAMVFGELYRNGAEWKFRAVGQGYASGLTGIAQDFGVNV